A genomic window from Catalinimonas alkaloidigena includes:
- a CDS encoding RNA polymerase sigma factor: MQATHVRYGGTNEEEIALWRQVAKENQAAYASLFKRYSQILYGYGLGICPDETLVEDCIQEFFMRLWARRKSLSEPRSVKAYMLASVRRLILEAVESGHKRTRRYQSSYFYTTTTDLSYEQLLIESQLVEQRNQMLQQYLDQLTNRQREVVYLRFFQNSSFKEISETLNIDLQSVRNLLCRALKKMREASAVMAEVA; the protein is encoded by the coding sequence ATGCAAGCTACGCACGTCCGCTACGGAGGAACCAACGAAGAAGAAATCGCACTCTGGCGTCAGGTTGCCAAAGAAAACCAGGCCGCGTATGCGTCTCTTTTTAAGCGCTACAGCCAGATCCTCTACGGCTACGGATTGGGCATCTGTCCGGACGAAACCCTGGTCGAAGACTGCATTCAGGAGTTTTTTATGCGGTTGTGGGCGCGTCGTAAGTCCCTGTCCGAGCCGCGTTCCGTCAAAGCGTACATGCTGGCGTCGGTCCGTCGCCTGATTTTGGAGGCGGTAGAAAGCGGCCACAAACGCACCCGCCGGTATCAGTCATCGTACTTCTATACCACCACCACCGACCTGTCGTACGAACAGTTGCTGATTGAGAGCCAGCTGGTCGAACAGCGCAATCAAATGTTGCAGCAATACCTGGATCAGCTCACCAACCGGCAGCGCGAAGTAGTCTATTTGAGGTTTTTCCAGAACAGTAGTTTTAAAGAGATCAGCGAAACGCTCAACATCGATTTGCAGTCGGTGCGCAACCTCCTGTGCCGGGCCCTCAAAAAAATGCGTGAAGCGTCCGCCGTTATGGCCGAAGTCGCCTGA
- a CDS encoding RNA polymerase sigma-70 factor: MTDWLTRIAHQSDRQAFKQLFDLHFHGLHAFALHLVKNREVAEEVVSDVFTKVWVNRATLLQVRDVKAYLYTSVRNQGLNQLALRHHQMQTRTTDLTFDLAADKSLGPERTLLYQEMEQEVQKAIGQLPERCRLIFQMVRQEGFSYKEAAEILGISVKTVDNQLTIATRKLAESLRPYLVQRQLAH, encoded by the coding sequence ATGACCGATTGGCTTACGCGGATTGCTCACCAGAGCGATCGGCAGGCGTTCAAACAACTTTTTGACCTGCACTTTCACGGGCTGCATGCGTTCGCCTTGCACCTGGTGAAAAACCGTGAGGTGGCCGAAGAAGTCGTTTCCGATGTATTTACCAAAGTATGGGTGAACCGCGCCACGCTCCTGCAAGTGCGCGACGTCAAAGCCTACCTCTACACGTCGGTGCGTAATCAGGGACTGAACCAACTGGCCCTGCGGCATCATCAGATGCAGACCCGCACCACCGACCTGACGTTCGACCTGGCGGCCGACAAATCGCTGGGACCGGAGCGCACGCTGTTGTACCAGGAAATGGAGCAGGAGGTGCAAAAAGCCATCGGGCAATTGCCCGAACGGTGTCGCCTGATTTTTCAGATGGTCCGCCAGGAAGGCTTTAGCTACAAGGAAGCCGCCGAAATTCTGGGCATTTCCGTCAAAACGGTGGACAATCAACTCACCATCGCCACCCGAAAGCTGGCCGAATCGCTGCGACCGTACCTGGTGCAGCGGCAACTGGCGCACTAA
- a CDS encoding glycoside hydrolase family 31 protein — MYFATSLVYTLTRFVAPRRGRRLGCIGLVLLLSTAGGPGAQAQTAVGAYRSGFKHEGNVVSFTTTEARVRLEFCTPGVVRVRTSWNDTFAENEPWMVVRYDWPPVAVQATEETERFVLTSAQLRITVQKSPFRIDVATAEGSPLLLESGTAGATQEADTVACRKQLGADEHFFGFGERMDFLDRRGRKTRLNVGRGQGLPHIVGAYNVLEANYAPVPFFMSTRGYGLFFHTAYATNWDMGATDPNQLQFGAEGGELDYYVLYGPTFPQLLDHYTDLTGKAPLLPKFALGLHVGTYSGGTWGHEELTSDQYVVALARRFRQLGIPIDVLHLDSTWRLFGKNGGKGATTFEWRETFQHPEAMFDSLYALHLNAVGLHLRPRFDNGRTMNLLAMAQEKGFTYPEEDNPGEFVNFFDSSAVNWWWDHGVMKIASQGAMFLKTDEGSAFGHLANESEKVGPTGEEVKRLHNLFPLAYAKAPYEKFQAYNGIRGMNHTREGYAGIQRYPFIFAGDWPSEWQYFEPVIRAGLNIGLSGVGHWAHCMGGFEHNADPELYIRWCQFGLLSPVAHLFGMDHPGYKEPWNYGEEALRIFKQYDAFRYRLIPYLYSYTYEMHKTGLPLMRALVLDYQYDPNVYELTDQYLLGRDMMICPVTEKGAQTRVVYLPEGTWFNYWTGQRYEGKRYLNVVTPLDTLPIFVRAGAVIPQQPVVQYVGEKPLDELTVELFPGEAASTFTLYQDDGKSLEYQNGAYALSTFRLVPEGAGLRLILASPEGAYRPSPFAYRAKIHTDRAPQELREGKKKLPSVASLGDLDNGPGWYYDADQHVLWIKPKGKSNATVEVVVR, encoded by the coding sequence ATGTATTTTGCCACTTCTCTTGTTTACACGTTGACACGATTCGTCGCGCCGCGCCGAGGGCGCCGACTGGGTTGCATCGGCCTTGTGCTGCTGTTGAGCACGGCGGGCGGGCCGGGAGCCCAGGCCCAAACTGCCGTGGGGGCCTACCGTTCTGGTTTCAAACACGAGGGCAACGTCGTCTCTTTTACCACTACCGAAGCCCGCGTCCGGCTGGAGTTCTGCACGCCCGGCGTGGTGCGCGTCCGCACGAGTTGGAACGACACCTTTGCCGAGAACGAACCCTGGATGGTGGTGCGCTACGATTGGCCGCCCGTCGCCGTACAGGCTACGGAAGAAACGGAACGGTTTGTCCTGACCTCCGCCCAGTTACGCATCACCGTACAGAAAAGTCCGTTCCGCATCGACGTGGCCACTGCCGAGGGTTCGCCGCTGCTGCTGGAATCAGGCACCGCGGGGGCCACGCAGGAAGCTGACACCGTCGCCTGTCGGAAGCAACTGGGCGCCGACGAACACTTTTTCGGCTTTGGTGAGCGGATGGATTTTCTGGACCGGCGCGGCCGCAAAACGCGGCTGAACGTTGGGCGGGGGCAGGGGCTGCCGCACATCGTCGGTGCCTACAACGTATTGGAAGCCAACTATGCGCCGGTGCCGTTTTTTATGAGCACGCGTGGGTACGGCCTCTTTTTCCATACGGCTTACGCTACGAACTGGGACATGGGGGCGACCGATCCGAACCAGTTGCAATTCGGGGCCGAAGGGGGCGAACTGGACTACTACGTACTCTACGGCCCCACCTTTCCGCAACTCCTCGACCACTACACCGATCTGACGGGCAAAGCGCCGCTGCTGCCCAAGTTCGCGCTGGGGTTGCACGTCGGTACGTACAGCGGTGGCACCTGGGGGCACGAAGAGCTGACGTCCGATCAGTACGTGGTGGCCCTGGCGCGCCGGTTTCGGCAACTGGGGATTCCGATCGACGTGCTGCACCTCGATTCGACCTGGCGGCTGTTCGGGAAGAACGGGGGCAAGGGCGCTACGACGTTCGAGTGGCGCGAGACGTTCCAGCATCCGGAAGCGATGTTCGACAGTCTTTATGCCCTGCACCTGAACGCGGTCGGGCTTCACCTGCGGCCCCGTTTCGACAACGGCCGAACCATGAACCTGCTGGCGATGGCGCAGGAAAAAGGATTTACCTACCCCGAGGAAGACAACCCCGGCGAATTTGTCAATTTCTTTGATTCCAGCGCCGTCAACTGGTGGTGGGACCATGGCGTGATGAAGATCGCTTCGCAGGGCGCGATGTTCCTGAAAACCGACGAAGGCAGCGCGTTTGGCCACCTGGCGAACGAAAGCGAAAAGGTCGGCCCGACGGGCGAAGAAGTAAAGCGCCTGCACAACCTGTTTCCGCTGGCCTATGCCAAAGCCCCCTATGAAAAGTTTCAGGCCTACAACGGCATCCGGGGCATGAACCACACGCGCGAGGGCTACGCCGGCATCCAGCGCTATCCGTTCATCTTCGCGGGCGACTGGCCCAGCGAGTGGCAGTATTTCGAGCCGGTGATCAGAGCCGGGCTGAACATCGGGCTGTCGGGCGTGGGCCACTGGGCACACTGCATGGGCGGATTCGAGCACAACGCCGACCCCGAACTCTACATCCGCTGGTGCCAGTTCGGGTTGCTGAGCCCCGTGGCGCACCTGTTCGGGATGGACCATCCGGGCTACAAAGAACCCTGGAACTACGGCGAAGAAGCGCTGCGGATTTTCAAGCAGTACGATGCCTTCCGCTACCGGCTGATTCCCTATCTCTACAGTTACACGTACGAGATGCACAAAACCGGTCTGCCGCTGATGCGGGCGCTGGTGCTCGACTACCAGTACGACCCGAACGTGTACGAACTCACCGATCAGTACCTGCTGGGGCGCGACATGATGATCTGCCCCGTGACCGAGAAGGGCGCGCAAACCCGCGTGGTCTACCTGCCCGAAGGCACCTGGTTCAACTACTGGACCGGCCAGCGCTACGAAGGCAAGCGCTACCTCAACGTCGTTACGCCGCTCGATACGCTGCCGATTTTTGTGCGGGCCGGGGCCGTTATCCCCCAGCAGCCGGTGGTGCAGTACGTCGGCGAAAAACCGCTGGACGAACTGACCGTCGAACTGTTTCCCGGCGAAGCGGCCTCCACCTTTACCCTTTACCAGGACGACGGCAAAAGCCTTGAGTATCAGAACGGGGCGTATGCACTTTCGACCTTTCGCCTGGTGCCGGAAGGAGCGGGGTTGCGCCTAATCCTGGCATCGCCCGAGGGGGCGTACCGGCCGTCGCCTTTTGCGTACCGGGCGAAGATCCACACGGACCGCGCACCGCAGGAACTCCGCGAAGGAAAAAAGAAACTGCCGTCTGTGGCGTCGCTGGGCGACCTCGACAACGGACCGGGCTGGTACTACGATGCTGATCAACACGTGTTATGGATCAAACCCAAGGGCAAGAGCAACGCCACCGTCGAGGTGGTGGTCCGCTAA
- a CDS encoding rhamnogalacturonan acetylesterase: MLHRLLLWGACVSVALSSAAQPLTLPLQFDFGSGQAAAGYRQVLPTTTYSPERGYGLASEQPVKSRTRKGNNPLTDDFLTSTQPFYFVVDLPEGNYEVTLTLGDPKGTSTTTVKAESRRLMLHHLQTARGEQVTRTFTVNVRTPRINAEERIRLKPREHDYLNWDDKLTLEFNDARPCVAALEIRRATAPTTIFLAGNSTVVDQETEPWAAWGQMLPSFLKPDAVVANLAESGETLAAFQSEGRLAKVLSMIQPGDFLFIEFAHNDQKNRDPAAGAYRGYSDRLREFIREARAKRAHPVLVTSMHRRRFDEDGHIINTLEDYPDAMRNVAQELDVPLIDLNAMSKTLYEAMGPEDTKKAFVHYPAGTFPGQDQELKDDTHFNPYGAYEMARCIVQAIQEQGLAVGQLLRDAIPPFDPAHPDPLAMWHWPDSPNASLVKPDGN, encoded by the coding sequence ATGCTGCACCGACTTTTGCTGTGGGGGGCGTGCGTGAGTGTTGCGCTAAGCAGCGCGGCGCAGCCGCTGACCCTGCCGCTTCAATTTGATTTCGGAAGTGGTCAGGCCGCTGCGGGCTACCGGCAGGTGCTGCCAACCACGACGTATTCTCCGGAACGGGGCTACGGCCTGGCGAGTGAGCAGCCGGTCAAGAGTCGCACCCGCAAGGGCAACAATCCCCTGACCGACGATTTTCTCACCTCAACGCAGCCGTTCTACTTCGTGGTGGATCTGCCCGAAGGGAATTACGAAGTTACGCTGACGCTGGGCGACCCCAAGGGCACGTCCACGACGACGGTGAAGGCTGAATCGCGACGGCTGATGCTCCACCACCTCCAAACCGCGCGGGGCGAGCAGGTGACGCGGACGTTTACAGTCAATGTCCGCACGCCCCGGATCAACGCGGAAGAGCGCATCCGTCTTAAGCCGCGCGAGCACGACTACCTGAACTGGGACGACAAACTCACGCTGGAGTTCAACGATGCGCGTCCCTGCGTGGCGGCCCTGGAAATCCGCCGCGCCACTGCGCCTACCACGATATTCCTGGCCGGAAACTCCACGGTGGTCGATCAGGAGACCGAACCCTGGGCGGCCTGGGGACAGATGTTGCCTTCTTTCCTGAAGCCCGATGCGGTTGTGGCAAACCTCGCCGAATCGGGCGAGACGCTGGCGGCTTTTCAAAGTGAGGGCAGGCTGGCCAAGGTGCTGAGTATGATCCAACCCGGCGATTTTCTTTTCATTGAGTTTGCGCACAACGATCAGAAGAACAGAGACCCCGCCGCCGGCGCTTACCGCGGCTACTCCGACCGGTTGCGCGAGTTTATCCGCGAGGCCCGCGCGAAACGGGCGCATCCGGTGCTGGTCACGTCGATGCACCGCCGCCGCTTCGACGAAGACGGCCACATCATCAATACGCTGGAGGACTATCCCGACGCGATGCGAAACGTCGCGCAGGAACTGGACGTGCCGCTGATCGACCTGAATGCGATGAGCAAAACTCTATACGAAGCCATGGGCCCCGAAGACACTAAAAAAGCGTTTGTGCACTACCCGGCGGGCACGTTCCCCGGTCAGGACCAGGAGTTGAAAGACGACACACATTTCAACCCGTACGGCGCGTACGAAATGGCCCGCTGCATCGTGCAGGCGATTCAGGAGCAAGGCCTGGCCGTCGGGCAACTGTTGCGTGACGCAATTCCCCCGTTCGATCCGGCGCATCCCGATCCGCTGGCGATGTGGCACTGGCCCGACAGTCCGAACGCCAGCCTCGTGAAACCGGACGGGAATTAA